One part of the Pelagicoccus sp. SDUM812003 genome encodes these proteins:
- a CDS encoding class I SAM-dependent methyltransferase encodes MNAYAEWRYDEYRQVGKDYGNPEEAAVYDETHADFRDVDSENEELCAKLALQPGDLLVDLGTGTGALPVFAAKRGIRGWGIDVSEAMLSRARERAIRSGVDAQVVFQRAGYLDFDLGDETARAAVSSFSLHHLPDFWKGVALSRIHSSLAPGGAFFLKDVALSSEGAEEDVNAFVRNQERRGGSFLREDALQHFREEFSTYDWVLEGLLQRAGFEIKERERSEGVIVSYLCGK; translated from the coding sequence AAATCCGGAGGAAGCGGCGGTTTACGACGAGACGCATGCCGACTTTCGCGATGTGGACAGCGAGAACGAGGAGCTTTGCGCCAAGCTGGCGCTGCAGCCTGGAGACCTGTTGGTCGACCTTGGAACCGGAACGGGAGCCTTGCCTGTTTTCGCTGCGAAACGAGGAATTCGCGGGTGGGGGATCGATGTTTCCGAAGCCATGCTCAGCCGAGCTCGCGAACGTGCCATCCGTTCGGGCGTGGACGCACAGGTGGTCTTCCAACGCGCTGGATATCTGGATTTCGATCTGGGAGACGAGACGGCCCGAGCGGCTGTATCCAGTTTTTCACTGCACCACTTGCCAGACTTTTGGAAGGGCGTGGCGCTGTCGCGCATCCATTCGAGCCTAGCGCCCGGTGGCGCTTTTTTCTTGAAGGACGTGGCGTTGAGCAGCGAAGGCGCAGAGGAAGACGTGAATGCGTTCGTTCGCAATCAGGAGCGTCGTGGGGGCTCGTTTTTACGCGAAGATGCGCTGCAGCATTTTCGCGAGGAGTTTTCCACATACGACTGGGTCCTGGAGGGATTGCTCCAGAGGGCCGGATTCGAAATCAAGGAAAGGGAGCGTTCCGAGGGAGTGATCGTGTCCTATCTTTGCGGAAAGTAG